Proteins from a genomic interval of Trifolium pratense cultivar HEN17-A07 linkage group LG6, ARS_RC_1.1, whole genome shotgun sequence:
- the LOC123889564 gene encoding 54S ribosomal protein L17, mitochondrial-like, whose translation MKKMSLVRPLLTRRRRGFSTATTSDKMVASVLFERLPVVIPKIDPIVYAFQEFSFRWRQQYQRRYPDEFLDRSDARGKGEYQIDYVPAPRITEADQNNDRRSLKRALDRRLYLLLYGDAYGAPSGKPVWHFPEKLYESEETMRKCAESALKSVIGDLSNTYFVGNAPMAHMVVQPNEDHSVSTSFKKFFFKSQVIAKNKFDFEKCKDFVWVTKDELLEYFPEQAEFFNKMIIS comes from the exons ATGAAGAAGATGTCACTGGTTCGGCCTCTCTTGACAAGGCGGCGGCGAGGATTCAGCACGGCGACCACCTCTGACAAAATGGTTGCCTCTGTGCTGTTTGAGAGATTGCCTGTGGTCATTCCCAAAATTGATCCTATTGTTTATGCATTTCAGGAATTCTC GTTTCGATGGCGACAACAGTATCAACGTAGATATCCAGATGAATTTCTTGACAGATCTGATGCAAG GGGGAAAGGTGAATATCAGATTGATTATGTACCAGCACCGCGAATCACCGAAGCAGACCAAAACAATGATCGAAG GTCACTAAAAAGAGCTCTTGACAGAAGACTCTACCTTCTTCTCTATGGTGATGCTTATGGGGCTCCAAGCGGGAAGCCTGTGTGGCATTTTCCAGAGAAACTTTATGAATCAGAGGAAACCATGCGTAAG TGTGCAGAGTCTGCATTGAAATCAGTCATAGGAGATCTCTCCAATACATATTTTGTTGGAAATGCTCCAATGGCCCATATGGTTGTTCAACCTAATGAAGACCATTCAGTATCCACATCTTTTAAG AAATTCTTCTTCAAGTCCCAAGTAATTGCAAAAAACAAGTTTGACTTTGAAAAATGCAAGGATTTTGTTTGGGTGACAAAGGATGAATTGCTGGAGTATTTTCCTGAGCAAGCTGagttttttaacaaaatgattATCAGCTAA
- the LOC123889565 gene encoding aspartyl protease family protein 2 translates to MEQQVKKKNNNKTFVFLFLAIFFTLSSTADPSHFQTLPIHSLPNPSTLSWPESEQPLSISESDDNHPDSLSLQLHHADSLSSNKSPQHLFNLRLQRDAARVQSFTTLAAASLNQTRPHRSATGFSSSIVSGLSQGSGEYFTRIGVGTPAKYVFMVLDTGSDVVWLQCAPCRKCYSQADPVFDPTKSRTYAGIPCGAPLCRRLDSAGCNNRNKICQYQVSYGDGSFTFGDFSTETLTFRKTRVARVALGCGHDNEGLFVGAAGLLGLGRGKLSFPVQTGRRFNQKFSYCLVDRSASAKPSSVVFGDSAVSRTARFTPLLKNPKLDTFYYVELLGISVGGAPVHGVSASLFKLDTAGNGGVIIDSGTSVTRLTRPAYIALRDAFRLGASHLKKAPEFSLFDTCFDLSGLTEVKVPTVVLHFRGADVSLPATNYLIPVDNSGSFCFAFAGTMSGLSIIGNIQQQGFRVVYDLATSRVGFAPRGCV, encoded by the coding sequence ATGGAACAAcaagtgaagaagaagaacaacaacaaaacctttGTCTTCCTATTTTTAGCCATTTTCTTCACTCTCTCATCAACAGCTGATCCATCTCACTTTCAAACTCTACCTATTCACTCTCTCCCCAACCCTTCAACCCTCTCATGGCCCGAATCAGAACAACCTTTATCCATATCCGAATCCGACGACAACCACCCAGATTCTCTCTCCCTTCAACTACACCATGCAGATTCACTCTCCTCCAACAAATCACCACAACACCTCTTCAATCTCAGACTCCAAAGAGATGCAGCTAGAGTCCAATCCTTCACCACTCTCGCAGCAGCATCTCTCAACCAAACCCGTCCACATAGATCCGCAACGGGTTTCAGCAGCTCTATCGTTTCAGGTCTTTCACAAGGTAGCGGTGAGTATTTCACACGCATAGGTGTTGGAACTCCGGCGAAGTACGTTTTCATGGTTCTTGACACCGGAAGCGACGTCGTTTGGCTTCAATGTGCTCCATGCCGGAAATGCTACTCACAAGCAGATCCAGTTTTTGACCCGACAAAATCACGCACCTACGCCGGTATCCCATGCGGTGCTCCTCTTTGCCGGAGACTTGACTCCGCCGGATGCAACAACAGGAACAAGATTTGTCAGTATCAAGTTTCTTACGGTGACGGGTCATTCACGTTCGGAGATTTCTCCACTGAAACGCTGACGTTTCGTAAAACGCGTGTTGCGCGCGTGGCTTTAGGATGTGGTCATGATAACGAAGGTCTTTTCGTTGGTGCTGCTGGTTTATTGGGTCTTGGTCGTGGAAAATTATCTTTTCCGGTCCAAACCGGTCGCCGGTTTAATCAGAAATTTTCTTATTGTCTTGTAGACCGGTCTGCTTCCGCAAAACCTTCTTCAGTTGTTTTTGGCGACTCAGCCGTTTCACGAACCGCCCGGTTCACTCCATTACTCAAAAACCCTAAACTAGATACTTTCTATTACGTTGAACTTCTTGGAATCAGTGTCGGCGGTGCGCCTGTTCACGGCGTCTCCGCTTCTCTCTTCAAGCTCGATACCGCCGGAAACGGCGGTGTTATAATTGATTCGGGTACTTCGGTGACTCGTTTGACCCGACCCGCTTACATTGCACTGAGAGATGCTTTTAGGCTTGGTGCTTCGCATCTGAAGAAGGCACCGGAGTTTTCATTGTTCGATACTTGCTTTGATTTGTCTGGACTCACTGAGGTGAAGGTGCCAACGGTGGTTCTTCATTTTCGAGGTGCTGACGTGTCACTTCCGGCGACGAATTACTTGATTCCGGTGGATAACAGTGGAAGCTTCTGTTTTGCTTTCGCCGGAACAATGAGTGGTTTGTCTATTATTGGTAACATTCAGCAACAAGGGTTTCGGGTCGTTTATGATCTTGCCACTTCTCGGGTCGGGTTTGCCCCGAGAGGGTGTGTATGA